From Acidovorax sp. FHTAMBA, one genomic window encodes:
- a CDS encoding AAA family ATPase produces MYLQHIHAHNFRAFGDGTTAPALDWKLNPNLNILIGENDAGKTSIIDAIRFLLWTTSFEAVRLQEHDFFVRGANRADTLVIEATLRDLSPAQEAAVLEWLTYETDGSRSLILSLQARRRPPQPGARGRIDVITRAGKNGTGPEIGSAVRELVRATYLRPLRDAEAELRPGRQSRLSQILGAHVDMVEQGKSDFDATNPTVPAKTLVGVMNQAQHQIGSHAAVGSVQDDINDNYLGLMSFAGETLASQIRIAGDASLTQILERFELSLLPPGVIHPAERCPRGLGYNNALFMATELVLLRSTDELGLLLVEEPEAHLHPQLQERVMALIQQRPKANQHPVQVIMTTHSPSLAAGARLESMTLVHKGTTFPLRPDETKLARADYEYLHRFIDATKSNLFFARGVAIVEGPAEALLLPAIAEVAGLSFSKHGVSIVNVGDVGLYHYARIFQRSVASEAIPVPVACITDRDIVPDAASYVSIPTKGRRFEKDYPPGEAVLAVGKKIARVEAADDPAVKVFVSNHWTLEYDLAAAGLAEVMFLAIAMAKKEKSRGERLTDTDEAKTLEEAKAAWPAEKAAHATTEALAIAIYRPLYEKDASKAVTAQYAAKLLRTKNFGIDQVLLDALPPYLKAALRHLTATSDPAPAAAVMKATP; encoded by the coding sequence ATGTATCTGCAGCACATTCACGCTCACAATTTCCGCGCCTTCGGCGATGGCACTACCGCACCAGCCCTGGACTGGAAACTCAATCCAAATCTGAACATCCTCATCGGCGAGAACGATGCAGGCAAGACCAGCATCATCGACGCCATTCGGTTCCTGCTTTGGACAACCAGTTTTGAAGCCGTCCGCCTTCAAGAACATGATTTCTTTGTTCGTGGCGCCAACCGTGCGGACACCCTTGTCATCGAGGCCACACTGCGGGACCTGTCCCCCGCTCAAGAGGCCGCCGTCTTGGAGTGGCTGACCTACGAAACCGATGGTTCCCGCAGCCTGATACTGAGCCTTCAGGCGCGTAGGCGGCCGCCGCAGCCGGGCGCGCGTGGCCGCATCGACGTCATCACACGGGCAGGCAAGAACGGAACTGGTCCAGAAATCGGCTCCGCCGTGCGCGAGCTGGTGCGTGCCACATACCTTCGCCCACTGCGTGACGCCGAGGCTGAATTGCGGCCTGGCCGTCAATCCCGCCTCTCTCAAATCTTGGGCGCCCACGTGGACATGGTCGAACAAGGCAAGAGCGACTTCGACGCAACGAATCCGACCGTGCCGGCGAAGACGCTTGTGGGGGTGATGAATCAGGCGCAACACCAGATCGGCAGCCACGCAGCCGTTGGCTCTGTGCAGGACGACATCAATGACAACTACCTGGGTCTTATGTCCTTCGCCGGTGAGACGTTGGCCTCGCAGATCCGCATCGCGGGGGATGCGAGCCTCACGCAAATTCTGGAGCGTTTTGAACTCAGCCTACTCCCTCCAGGCGTGATCCATCCCGCCGAGCGCTGTCCACGGGGCCTTGGATACAACAATGCGCTGTTCATGGCCACGGAACTCGTCCTGCTTCGCAGTACCGATGAGCTTGGGCTGCTGCTCGTCGAAGAGCCCGAAGCGCACCTGCATCCGCAGTTGCAAGAGCGGGTGATGGCGCTCATCCAACAAAGACCAAAAGCGAACCAACATCCCGTTCAGGTCATCATGACAACGCACAGCCCGTCGTTGGCCGCAGGCGCGCGCCTCGAATCGATGACTTTGGTTCACAAGGGGACGACCTTTCCGCTGCGCCCGGATGAGACCAAACTCGCCCGAGCCGACTACGAGTACCTCCACCGATTCATCGATGCAACAAAGTCGAATCTGTTCTTTGCCCGTGGCGTGGCCATCGTCGAAGGCCCGGCAGAAGCGTTGCTCCTACCCGCCATCGCTGAAGTGGCAGGTCTTTCGTTTTCGAAGCATGGCGTTTCCATTGTCAATGTGGGCGACGTTGGCCTGTACCACTACGCCAGGATATTTCAGCGATCGGTTGCCAGCGAGGCCATTCCCGTTCCCGTGGCCTGCATCACAGACCGCGACATCGTGCCGGACGCTGCAAGCTACGTGTCCATACCGACAAAGGGTCGCCGATTTGAAAAGGACTACCCACCGGGTGAAGCTGTTTTGGCCGTGGGCAAAAAGATCGCCCGGGTGGAGGCGGCCGACGACCCTGCCGTGAAAGTCTTCGTGTCGAACCACTGGACGCTGGAGTACGACCTCGCAGCGGCTGGCTTGGCCGAAGTCATGTTCCTGGCCATTGCCATGGCAAAAAAGGAAAAAAGCAGGGGCGAACGGCTGACCGACACCGACGAAGCGAAGACGCTTGAAGAGGCGAAAGCGGCCTGGCCGGCCGAGAAAGCTGCCCATGCAACGACAGAAGCGCTGGCTATCGCGATATACAGACCTCTGTACGAGAAAGACGCGTCCAAGGCCGTCACGGCCCAGTACGCCGCCAAGTTGCTTCGCACCAAGAACTTTGGCATCGACCAAGTTCTACTGGACGCACTGCCACCCTATCTAAAGGCGGCGCTGCGCCACCTCACGGCAACGTCAGACCCGGCACCGGCAGCTGCAGTGATGAAGGCGACCCCATGA
- a CDS encoding TatD family hydrolase, whose amino-acid sequence MSTAKPAGRHSFGQRDAEHETETLAIGCERRHRQLSLPTTISSWELLIVSTQAATVTRSDMSVVDLHHHGTGPECRWIVCITPYHRRMSKGTQSERAQLVDIGANFHSVQLVSLTAQLLTRARAANVAQMIATGTSAASSRLALELARANPGTVFATAGVHPHGAKSYDPSTFRELTELWKCPEVVAVGECGLDYNRNFSTPQTQRIAFEQQLSMAVATRKPLFLHCRDAFIDFHDMLTPVVADGARGVVHCFTGNRAEAEAFLAMGLDIGITGWVTDLQRGQALREALPAIPLDRLHLETDAPYLFPKNAETRRGHNEPANLPWVAASVAELMGRDVDEIIRACSSNSRRMFDLPGN is encoded by the coding sequence TTGTCGACGGCCAAGCCTGCAGGCCGCCATTCCTTCGGCCAACGCGATGCCGAGCATGAAACCGAAACACTTGCCATCGGCTGCGAGAGGCGTCATCGACAACTTTCGCTGCCAACCACAATCTCAAGCTGGGAATTGCTGATCGTCAGCACTCAAGCTGCAACGGTCACTCGCAGCGACATGTCGGTCGTCGACTTGCACCATCACGGTACCGGACCTGAGTGCCGATGGATCGTATGCATCACCCCGTACCATCGGCGAATGAGCAAGGGAACACAATCCGAACGAGCGCAACTGGTCGATATCGGCGCCAACTTTCACTCGGTGCAGTTGGTGTCGCTGACTGCCCAATTGTTGACGCGTGCAAGGGCGGCAAACGTTGCCCAGATGATCGCCACAGGCACGTCGGCGGCATCCAGTCGTCTGGCCCTAGAGCTTGCAAGAGCCAATCCGGGCACCGTCTTCGCGACCGCGGGGGTACACCCCCATGGCGCAAAGTCGTACGACCCAAGCACCTTCCGCGAGCTGACCGAACTCTGGAAGTGCCCGGAGGTCGTGGCGGTTGGAGAGTGTGGCCTTGACTACAACCGCAACTTTTCGACTCCGCAGACACAGCGCATTGCTTTCGAGCAGCAGCTGTCAATGGCTGTAGCGACTCGCAAGCCGCTTTTTCTTCACTGCCGCGACGCCTTCATCGATTTCCACGACATGCTTACGCCTGTAGTGGCCGACGGAGCGCGCGGCGTCGTGCACTGTTTCACGGGCAACCGCGCGGAAGCAGAAGCCTTTCTCGCGATGGGGCTCGACATCGGCATCACGGGCTGGGTCACAGATCTCCAGCGCGGCCAAGCACTTCGCGAGGCCCTGCCAGCCATACCGCTGGATCGACTGCACCTTGAGACGGATGCCCCCTACCTGTTTCCCAAGAATGCCGAAACGCGTCGTGGACACAACGAGCCGGCCAATCTTCCTTGGGTCGCCGCCAGCGTGGCAGAGCTCATGGGTCGCGATGTCGACGAGATCATTCGAGCCTGCAGCTCCAACAGCCGACGGATGTTCGACCTTCCAGGCAATTGA